The following are encoded together in the Brassica napus cultivar Da-Ae chromosome A9, Da-Ae, whole genome shotgun sequence genome:
- the LOC106377184 gene encoding indole-3-acetic acid-amido synthetase GH3.3, whose protein sequence is MIVDLALKSPMIHTPQSDKDLKALRFIEEMTRNVDFVQKKVIKEILSRNSETEYLKRFGLKGSTDRKTFKNKVPVITYDDIKPEIQRIANGDRSMILSSHPITEFLTSSGTSAGERKLMPTIEEDMDRRQLLYSLQMPVMNLYVPGLGKGKALHFLFVKSESKTPGGLPARPVLTSYYKSEHFKKRPYDPYNVYTSPNEAILCPDSSQSMYTQMLCGLLMRHEVLRLGAVFASGLLRAIRFLQTNWQELVNDISTGTLSSRISDPGIRESMSKILTKPDQELADYIASVCCHDSNWEGVITKIWPNTKYLDVIVTGAMAQYIPMLEYYSGGLPMACTMYASSESYFGINLKPMCKPSEVSYTIMPNMAYFEFLPHEDATERTTELVELADVEVGKEYELVITTYAGLYRYRVGDILQVTGFYNSAPQFKFVRRKNVLLSIESDKTDEAELQKAVENASVLLEEQGTRVIEYTSYADTKTIPGHYVIYWELLVKDQANAPSDEVMAKCCLEMEESLNSVYRQSRVADKSIGPLEIRVVKNGTFEELMDYAISRGASINQYKVPRCVSFTPIMELLDSRVASTHFSPALPQWSPERRR, encoded by the exons ATGATCGTTGATTTAGCTTTGAAGTCTCCGATGATCCATACACCACAGTCCGACAAGGACTTGAAAGCTCTCAGGTTCATTGAGGAGATGACACGTAATGTCGATTTCGTTCAGAAGAAAGTCATCAAGGAGATACTTAGTCGTAACTCAGAGACTGAGTATCTGAAACGGTTCGGTCTTAAGGGATCCACCGACCGGAAAACATTTAAGAACAAAGTTCCGGTTATTACTTATGATGATATTAAACCGGAGATTCAACGTATAGCAAATGGTGACCGGTCCATGATTTTGTCTTCTCACCCCATCACCGAGTTCCTGACCAG CTCTGGCACTTCTGCTGGTGAAAGGAAGTTAATGCCGACTATTGAAGAAGACATGGACCGACGTCAGCTTTTATACAGTCTTCAGATGCCTGTGATGAACCT CTACGTGCCGGGACTAGGCAAAGGCAAAGCTCTACATTTCTTGTTCGTGAAGTCGGAATCAAAGACACCTGGTGGACTACCGGCTCGTCCGGTGCTCACAAGCTATTACAAAAGCGAACATTTCAAGAAACGTCCATACGACCCGTACAACGTGTACACGAGCCCCAACGAAGCCATCCTTTGTCCAGACTCGTCGCAAAGCATGTACACTCAAATGCTTTGCGGTCTCCTCATGCGCCACGAAGTCCTTCGTCTCGGTGCTGTCTTCGCTTCCGGTCTCCTCCGTGCCATACGGTTCCTCCAAACCAACTGGCAAGAGCTCGTCAACGATATATCAACCGGAACCCTAAGCTCGAGAATCTCTGACCCGGGGATCAGAGAAAGCATGTCCAAGATCTTGACCAAACCGGACCAAGAATTGGCTGACTACATAGCTTCGGTTTGTTGTCACGACAGTAACTGGGAAGGTGTTATAACTAAGATTTGGCCCAACACTAAGTACCTTGACGTCATCGTCACGGGAGCCATGGCTCAGTATATTCCGATGCTTGAGTACTATAGCGGCGGGTTACCGATGGCTTGTACGATGTACGCATCGTCAGAGAGTTACTTTGGGATTAACCTAAAACCGATGTGTAAACCTTCTGAGGTTTCTTACACCATTATGCCAAACATGGCTTACTTCGAGTTTCTCCCTCATGAAGACGCAACTGAAAGAACAACCGAGCTCGTGGAGCTGGCTGATGTCGAGGTGGGGAAAGAGTACGAGCTCGTGATCACTACCTACGCGGGGCTTTACCGCTACAGAGTTGGCGATATTCTTCAGGTGACTGGCTTCTACAACTCCGCTCCGCAGTTCAAGTTCGTGAGGAGGAAGAACGTTTTGCTTAGCATCGAGTCTGATAAAACCGACGAAGCTGAGCTCCAAAAGGCGGTAGAGAACGCGTCGGTGTTACTTGAGGAGCAAGGAACACGCGTGATCGAGTACACGAGCTACGCGGATACCAAGACCATACCTGGCCATTACGTCATCTACTGGGAGCTTCTTGTGAAGGATCAAGCCAACGCTCCGAGCGACGAGGTCATGGCTAAGTGCTGTCTTGAAATGGAGGAGTCGTTGAACTCTGTTTATAGACAAAGCCGGGTTGCTGATAAGTCCATTGGACCGCTCGAGATACGTGTGGTGAAGAACGGGACGTTTGAGGAGCTCATGGACTATGCCATCTCGCGAGGCGCGTCGATTAACCAGTACAAGGTGCCGAGATGTGTGAGCTTCACGCCAATCATGGAGCTGCTTGACTCAAGGGTTGCTTCTACACATTTCAGCCCGGCGTTGCCACAGTGGTCACCTGAACGACGTCGTTGA